The Rhodopseudomonas palustris genome window below encodes:
- a CDS encoding DUF4142 domain-containing protein, producing MRLIAGLVAILPAIVIFVGVIASAETPRQHALVEALGIKQVFGWPPNAADVLRYLHQFNMFQTQAAGLADSRGDDALRQFAADQARQARERDQQVFRLNTFTLLSIDFPDHSNVILSNELAGLRGAVGERFMADFHAKQVKEFRRMIALMRRFLLHPDNDLIRRFAIQQLPLLERDLAILEGQATS from the coding sequence ATGCGGCTGATCGCGGGACTGGTTGCGATCCTGCCGGCCATCGTCATTTTCGTCGGCGTCATCGCCAGCGCAGAAACGCCCCGACAACATGCCCTGGTTGAGGCGCTCGGAATCAAGCAGGTGTTCGGCTGGCCGCCGAACGCCGCCGACGTGCTGCGCTACCTGCACCAGTTCAACATGTTTCAGACTCAGGCCGCCGGGCTGGCAGATTCGCGCGGCGACGACGCGCTCCGGCAGTTCGCGGCCGATCAGGCCCGGCAGGCCCGCGAGCGCGACCAGCAGGTGTTCCGACTCAACACTTTCACGCTGCTGTCGATCGATTTTCCCGACCATTCCAACGTGATCCTCAGCAACGAGCTGGCCGGCCTACGCGGCGCCGTCGGCGAGCGGTTCATGGCCGATTTCCACGCCAAGCAGGTCAAGGAATTCCGCCGCATGATCGCGCTGATGCGGCGGTTTCTGCTGCATCCGGACAACGACCTGATCCGCCGCTTCGCAATCCAGCAGCTGCCGCTGCTGGAACGCGATCTGGCGATCCTGGAAGGCCAGGCGACGAGTTGA
- a CDS encoding group III truncated hemoglobin has product MSLAHSDILTDDQIAQLVRTFYGRAREDEVIGPIFDRAVHDWDHHIAQITDFWSSMLLKTGRYGGRPMRPHLMLNLAPEHFDRWLKLFEATATELFTPEVAAEFIIRARRIADSFEMGIATTQGKVATPRHSV; this is encoded by the coding sequence ATGAGCCTTGCCCATTCGGACATTCTGACCGACGACCAGATCGCCCAGCTGGTGCGAACCTTCTATGGCCGCGCCCGGGAGGACGAGGTGATCGGGCCGATCTTCGACCGCGCAGTGCACGACTGGGATCACCACATCGCCCAGATCACCGATTTCTGGTCGTCGATGCTGCTGAAGACCGGGCGCTATGGCGGCCGGCCGATGCGGCCGCACCTGATGCTCAACCTCGCGCCGGAGCATTTCGACCGATGGCTCAAGCTGTTCGAAGCGACTGCGACTGAGCTGTTCACCCCGGAGGTGGCGGCCGAATTCATCATCCGCGCCCGCCGCATCGCCGACAGCTTCGAGATGGGCATCGCCACGACCCAAGGCAAAGTCGCGACGCCCAGGCACAGCGTGTAG
- the yghU gene encoding glutathione-dependent disulfide-bond oxidoreductase, with the protein MTDAPYTPPKVWTWDKENGGKFASINRPIAGPTHDRELPVGKHPLQLYSLATPNGQKVTILLEELLARGHSGAEYDAWLIKIGDGDQFSSGFVAVNPNSKIPALLDRSVNPPQRVFESGSILLYLAEKFGEFIPKDPAGRTECLNWLFWQMGSAPYLGGGFGHFYAYAPEKWEYPINRFAMEVKRQMDVLDRRLAETEYLAGAEYSIADIAVWPWYGGLANGVLYGDSATFLDVASYKNVQRWTKAIGARPAVKRGRMVNRISGDLSTQLHERHDASDFETKTQDKLEAK; encoded by the coding sequence ATGACCGACGCCCCCTACACGCCGCCCAAAGTCTGGACCTGGGACAAGGAGAACGGCGGCAAATTCGCGTCGATCAACCGTCCGATCGCCGGCCCCACCCATGACAGGGAGTTGCCGGTCGGCAAGCACCCGCTGCAGCTGTACTCGCTGGCGACGCCGAACGGCCAGAAGGTGACCATCCTGCTCGAGGAGCTGCTGGCGCGCGGCCATAGCGGCGCAGAATACGACGCCTGGCTGATCAAGATCGGCGACGGCGACCAGTTCTCGTCCGGCTTCGTCGCGGTCAACCCGAACTCGAAGATCCCGGCGCTGCTCGATCGCTCGGTAAACCCGCCGCAGCGCGTGTTCGAATCCGGCTCGATCCTGCTCTACCTCGCCGAGAAATTCGGCGAATTCATTCCGAAGGATCCGGCCGGCCGCACCGAATGCCTGAACTGGCTGTTCTGGCAGATGGGCTCGGCGCCGTATCTCGGCGGCGGCTTCGGCCATTTCTATGCCTATGCGCCGGAAAAGTGGGAATACCCGATCAACCGCTTCGCCATGGAAGTGAAGCGGCAGATGGACGTGCTCGACCGCCGCCTCGCCGAGACCGAGTATCTGGCCGGTGCCGAATATTCGATCGCCGACATCGCGGTGTGGCCGTGGTACGGCGGCCTCGCCAACGGCGTGCTGTATGGCGACAGCGCCACCTTCCTGGATGTGGCGAGCTACAAGAACGTGCAGCGCTGGACCAAGGCGATCGGCGCCCGCCCCGCGGTGAAGCGCGGCCGCATGGTCAACCGCATCAGCGGCGACCTCTCCACCCAACTCCACGAACGCCACGATGCCAGCGACTTCGAGACGAAGACGCAGGATAAGCTCGAGGCTAAGTAA